From a single Budorcas taxicolor isolate Tak-1 chromosome X, Takin1.1, whole genome shotgun sequence genomic region:
- the LOC128070086 gene encoding protein DEK-like — MSSSGTAAEGEAAPAQPASEKEPDMPGPREESEEEDEDDDEEEEEEEEKEKSLIVEGKREKKKVERLTMQVSSLQREPFTIAQGKGQKLCEIERIHFFLSKKKTDELRNLHKLLYNRPGTVSSLKKNVGQFSGFPFEKGSIQYKKKEEMLKKFRNAMLKSICEVLDLERSGVNSELVKRILNFLMHPKPSGKPLPKSKKSSSKGNKKERNSSGMARKAKRTKCPEILSDESSSDEEEKKNKEESSEDEDKESEEEQPPKKTSKREKPKQKATPKSKKSVKGANVKKADSSTTKKNQNSSKKESESEDSSDDEPLIKKLKKPPTDEELKETVKKLLASANLEEVTMKQICKEVYENYPAYDLTERKEFIKTTVKELIS; from the coding sequence ATGTCCTCCTCGGGCACAGCTGCGGAGGGAGAGGCAGCCCCCGCCCAGCCCGCGTCCGAAAAAGAGCCCGACATGCCCGGCCCgagagaggaaagtgaagaggaggacGAGGACGacgacgaggaggaggaggaggaggaagagaaagaaaagagcctCATTGTGGAAGGcaagagggaaaagaagaaagtagaGAGGTTGACGATGCAAGTCTCTTCTTTACAAAGAGAGCCATTTACAATTGCACAAGGAAAAGGGCAGAAACTTTGTGAAATTGAAAGGATACATTTCTTTTTGAGTAAGAAGAAAACAGATGAACTTAGAAATCTCCATAAACTGCTTTACAACAGACCAGGAACAGTGTCCTCATTAAAGAAGAATGTGGGTCAGTTCAGTGGCTTTCCGTTTGAAAAAGGAAGTATCCAgtataaaaagaaggaagaaatgttgaaaaaatttagaaatgccATGTTAAAGAGCATCTGCGAGGTTCTTGACTTGGAGAGATCGGGTGTAAATAGTGAACTGGTGAAAAGGATCTTGAATTTTTTAATGCATCCAAAGCCTTCTGGCAAACCATTGCCAAAATCTAAAAAAAGTTctagcaaaggcaacaaaaaggAACGGAACAGTTCTGGGATGGCCAGGAAAGCTAAGCGAACCAAATGTCCTGAAATCCTGTCAGATGAATCTAGCAGtgatgaagaggaaaagaaaaacaaagaggagtCCTCAGAGGATGAAGAtaaagagagtgaagaggagcagCCACCAAAAAAGACATCCAAAAGAGAAAAGCCCAAACAGAAAGCCACTCCTAAAAGTAAAAAATCCGTAAAAGGTGCTAATGTTAAGAAGGCAGATAGCAGTACCACCAAGAAGAATCAAAATAGTtccaaaaaagaaagtgaatctGAGGATAGTTCAGATGATGaacctttaattaaaaaactgaagaaaccTCCTACAGATGAAGAGTTAAAGGAAACAGTAAAGAAATTATTGGCCAGTGCTAACTTGGAGGAAGTCACAATGAAGCAGATTTGCAAAGAGGTATATGAAAATTATCCTGCTTATGACTTAACTGAAAGAAAAGAGTTCATAAAAACAACTGTTAAAGAGCTGATTTCTTGA